The following DNA comes from Tunturibacter psychrotolerans.
ATGCTACTTGGAAGAGTTGCGACGAGCCTTAATGCGAGCACGTACCGAAACGAAAAATGCACCTGCGGAGCCTACAACTGCAAGAATTGCAGTCGGATTCTCGGGGGAGTTCACGCATCCGTCTTGAGCGTGCAGCGGAAGGGCGACGGACGAGACGAGGGCGATGCCGGCGAGTACGAACCAGGTTTTCTTCATTTGTGTCCTCAATTGGGAAGGTACCGTTACGAAAGTTGAAAGTCAACGCAGAATCCTGCTCCCTTCATAACACTTTTGGGTACTCTTAATAATTTAATTCCCCGTCTACAAACTACCGGCCGCCAGCCTCTCAGACCTAAGACCACGCCCCTGCAACATCAGCCCTCCCATGGACTTGACGCGTCCCTCTCCTCCCATCGACCCCGAGTCGGATATATGCCGACTTTACTTAGACTTAAGTTGTACAGACCGCCTTCATTCACTTTGCTTGAAGCTGCAACCATGCACGCAGCTTCGGCTCCTGAACCGCCCGGACTTCAATGCAGTCGTTGATGCTGTCAACTGCCTTTGAAAGAGTTCTCTCCGCGGCCGCAACCTTATGTGCGGCGAAGAAACCAATCACCTCGTCCCTCTGTTTCTCTGTACAGAAAGATCCTGTAGCCTCTACCACCTCGGCCCCGGACGAGACCGTAAACTGAGCCCGCACCTGTTCCCAGTTCTTCCGGACATAGTCCCAGGCCTGGTCGCGAGTCTCGCGCTGGCGCATCAGCGACGTCAGCATAGTCCCGCTGTCCTGGTTTCGAACCTCTCCTGAAGCAATCAGGTCAAGCGTCCGCTTCACCAACGCCGGATCGCGAAACTGCACCAGCAGCCGCAGCGCGTCGATCTGCTGTGCCGGATCGCTGAAGTTTCTGCTCACCGCCAGCACCTTGTCATAGAGCGCCACATCACCGTGGGCCGCGCTTACCTGCACCGCCGCGTCCGCAAGCGTGGAATCCAGCGTCTTATCCTTCTCGCTGCCCGCCGCAAACACACGCACCGTCAGTATCTGCGCCTCGGCCAGAACAGCGGGGTCACGCGCCTCCCCCAACAACTCGAACAGCGTCCCGCGAATCTGCTGCCGATCATACGACTCCTTCTTCGCCGGACCTCCAAGCGCGCTATACACCGGCCCAAACTGCCGCCTAAGCACTGCGGCCAGCTCCGCACGGTCCTCATCCGTCGCAATATCCGAGTCAAGCTTCTGAATCTCCTGATGCGCCGTATCGATCACAGCCTCACTAGGATCCTGCTTCAACCTCAACACCAGACCCAGATAATCTCCCACCGCAACTTCTCCCGAGCGAACCAGCGCCCACCGATCGCCTAACAGCCCAATCCGCTCCGGCGGCGTCAGCGAGCCCTCCGCCCTCGCCTCAATTGCCTCGAACTGCGCCGGCGTATAAACCGTGCGGTAGTAGCCCTTCGCTCCAGCATTCGCATAGAAAAAAGGCAGTCCCTCTGCCTCAAGCATATGGGGATGGAAGATTGAAAAGTCCGGCGTCATCGCTCGACAGACAGGTTGTCCCTCCGTCTTCACACAAATTGGAACGGTCCACTCCGGCATGCGACCGCCCATCGGCCGACGCATCTCCGAAATCGAGGAGAACAACCGGCTTCCCGTCAATGGAAACCCTCCCGCCTGTCGCTCGCCAAACCCCAGCAGCGGCACACCCGGCTGCGTCACAAAACTCGACATGATCTTATCCACCGGCAGGTGCGAGTTCGACGTCTGCGCATTCCAGAAATCCTCCGCCGACGCATTCGCATACAAGTGCGCCTTCAGATAGCTCTGCACCCCCTGGCGAAACACCTCCGCCCCCAGATAGTTCTCCACCATCCCGATCACCGCGCCCGCCTTGCCATACGAGATCCCGTCAAACATCTCATTGATCTCATCCGGCGTATCGGCCGTCGCGCGAATCGCTCTCGTCGTCCTCTGCGCATCAAGGTCCAGCGTATCGTTCAGCGCCTGCGCATCATCCTCGGCAAAGTTCCACTCCGGGTGCCACGCCGCCGCCGCCTTTGTCTCCATCCAAGTCGCGAAGCCTTCATTCAGCCACAGATTGTCCCACCACCACATCGTCACCATATCGCCGAACCACTGGTGCGCCGTCTCATGCGCCACCACCGTCGCAACACGCTTCTTCTCCCCAATCGTCCCGATCTTCGGTTCCACCAGCAGATCCGTCTCGCGATATGTTATGCAGCCGAAGTTCTCCATCGCGCCTGCTTCAAAGTCCGGCAGCGCGATCATATCCAGCTTCGGCATCGGATATTTAATCCCAAAATAAGTGTCGTAATAATGCAGAACGTACTTCGCCGACTCCAGCGCAAACTTCGTCAGCCCCACCTTATCCGGCGTCGAGCACACACGAATCGGCACCCCATCCGACTTCCCCTCCGAACACTTGAAGTCGCCCACCAGAAACGCCACCAGGTAGCTCGACATCTTCGGCGTCGTCGCAAATCGAAGCGTATGTTTCCCCGCCACCGGCCCCGATTTATCCGAGATCAGATTCGTGTTCGAGATCGCCGTATCCCCACTATCGACGACCATCGTAATGTCGTACGTAGCCTTCAGCGCAGGCTCGTCAAAGCTCGGAAACGCACGCCGCGCATCGGTAGGCTCAAACTGTGTCACCGCATAGTTGCGCACCTTCGTCTTCGAAAGATAGAACCCACGCAGCTTATCGTTCAGCACTCCCGTGTAACGAATCTCGAGCGTCACCTTTCCCGCAGCCAACTCCTCCGGAAACTTAAATGTCGCCTGCTCCTTCTCGCCGTCAAGCGTCGTCACCGCGATCTGCGGATGCCGATCCACTTCCATCGGCGTTAGCGGTTTCGGCTGCGACCCCAACTTGCCATACGAATACGCAGCGACCGGCAACGCATAAGCTTTCACCTCGCCAAATTTGATCTCCGCAGCGTTCAACGTAATGCTTTTACTCGGCACGTCCAGCACCAGATCGATCGTCTCTTCCCCGCTAAAGGTCGCAGCCTTGAGATCCGGCGTAATCGTAAGGCCATAGTGTTCGGGATGAACACCCAAAGGCAGCCGCTGGCCCTGCACTCCAACTGTAGCGAAGAGAAAAAGAACAAAGGCAGAAAAGGCAGAAGCAGTGTTACGAACGAACATGAAAAAAGGCCCTCGAAACCAAAGTACATCTCACGAAAATTTGACATCCAGGAGCCTCGTTGCGCGCTGGCCTCTGTCTCATCTCCAATGCTATGCTCGGCACCAGTCAGGGAGCGTAAATAAATGCAAGTTCATATCTTTCGAGGACCAGGACGGGTCTTCGGCGTTACTCAGGATGCGACAGGAGCCAATTTGCCATCCAAATATGCCCCGTGGAATCCATTCAGGTCGATAACCCTTAGCCGCGATGGAGAACCGACGCCCGGGGTAGACGCCCGCGAATGTCTCGATGACATAGAAAAGCACGGATTTCACATCACCGACGCACACGTTCGCATCACCGAAACTGTAGTCTGATGCTGATCGAGGTTCTTGGCTTCGTTAATTTGCTTTGCGCAGGCATCCTGGCAGGCGAGGAGTTCGTGGTCCGTTACGGAATTCGCGGCCCCATCGCCAGCATCCATCCAGAACCGCAGATCCAGTTGCGCCAAGCGCTGATTCGTAGATTGCGTGTCCTCGTGCCTGCAATATTTAGCGTGGCGCTGATCTCTGGGATTGCAGTGACTTTGCTTGAGCGCTTGCGCCCGGCGCTGGACTTCCGCTGCGCGGGATTGCTCGCGCTCTTTGTGTTCATCTCGATCACGCTTGCCGGCACTGTACCGATAAATCAGGCCATACTAACCTGGAAGACCGCAGAGCCGCCTGAGGGCTGGCAAGCGATGATCAAACAGATGGGAACGGCTCGACACAGCGCGGACTTGGGCGGCGATCACAGCGTTCGGCCTCTTCCTCGCAGCTGCAGCGCTGCGCGCCGGCCTTAATTAAAACTGAGATACCAAAGATATCGACTTACTTCACCCGCCCCACGCAAAGCCGCGCAGGACGATGTTCCCTGATCGAGACGGACTCGTCGCTAATCTCTGCGGCAGCGCACAGCCCCTGCCAGTCCTCCGCAACAAAGCTGCGCCGGATCGACACTGGTCCATCGTTCTTCACAAAAGGATGCCAGTCGGCCACGCGTGCCCATAGACGAAAGAGGTGGTACGGCATCGGCTTGCGATGAAGATCGTCGATGAACCACCCGCGCCGCGCCGTCTGCTCCATCCAGCGCAGAAACAACACGATCTGCGAGTTTGTCAGGTGATGTGTCAGCAGCGAGCAGATCACGACATCGATCGGCCCATTCGTATGATCGGCCAGCGCATCCCCAACCAGCCACTCAATCTGCTGGCTCGACGGAGTCGACTCCCGCGCTGCACGAATCGCATCCGGATTGAGATCGATCCCCGTAAGCCTGACGGGAACTCCGCGCTTCGTCGCCCATCGATCGATCTTCCGCAGCGTGTCTCCGTAGCCGCAGCCAACATCCACGATGCGCAACGGAGCAGACAAAGCAGGCCCCGCTGACACCAGCTCTTCAAGCCAGCCGAGTGTGGGCCGCTGCGCCAGCGTAAGCCGGTTCACCCGCGCAATATCGTGCAAACACGCGCGAAGCTCTTCGTACGAGCACGGCATGTCCATCAGTTCGATCAGATTGGCGCGTCGTGAGAAGTCGAGGCCGTCCGCAAATCCAGGAGAGGGAAATGTTGATAGTGGATGGGCGGAAAGAACCTCGGAAGATCCATCGAGGATGTCTTGTGACGAGATTTCGGGGGAAGAGATAGAAGTGGTCGGCAAGATGGTCCGTGTTCAGTATAACTGCGTGAGGTAAAACGCCCTTAGGGAAACGCGGTCCACAAAGATGAGTCGAAGAACCCGGATTACTCGGGCAGCAGGCTCTCTGCTCTGACTCGATCTTCTTCGCGAAGGAAGCATCTTCAAAAATTTGCATCCCTCGAATTGTTTGTCAAGCCCCCAAGAACGAAAGTCCCTTCTGTACCAACAACATCGGCTTGGCGTATTAGTTTCCTTCGCACAGCTATAATGGAACCAGTGATCGAAAGAGGCAGGACCCCGAGAGGGGTCTTTCGAGTTTAAGGACCTATCCCCTTTGATTGGACGAATTTAGCTATAACCCCTTTGAAATGAGGATTTTGCAGGAGGTAAAATCAGCAAACCATTCAAAATAGGATAGTTATCTATACCAACCCCCGGGGGGCACCCCCCCAAGCGATCCCTAGGATGATTGAAGTGAAGCAGCACGTTCCGAGTAGCCAGAGTTCTCCGATGCCCGTGCCTCTGCGTAAGCCGCCGCACCCAACAGGGCGCAGGTGTCGTCGAGAATCACGCGAACCGGGACTGATTCAACCAGAGGCGACAGCCGCCCCTTGTCGATAAAGGCCTGGGTAAACGTGCCGTTCTTCAGCGTCTTCAGAATCTTCGGAGCGATGCCCCCGCCAAGGTACATCCCACCGGTCGCAAGCACCTGCAAAGCCATGTTGCCGGCCTCCGCGCCGTAGGCTCCGGTGAAGATCTTCATCGTCTCGAAGCACAGCGAACTCGAGCCGTCTTCCGCGCACTGACCGATGACTGCGTTCGGGTCCTCGGACAGCATCCGATCGTGAAGCCAGCCCGGTTCGTTGATCTTCTCCACGTCGCGCAGGAAGGTATAGACATTTTTGATTCCGATGCCGGAGACAACCCGCTCCCAGCTCACCCGCCCTTTGAGGGTGTTGCGCAGATACTCTAGCAGCGCGATCTCGCGATTGCTCCGCGCAGCAAAGTCAGAGTGACCACCCTCGGACGGAATCGGACGATGCTTCTTGCCATCCCAGATCAGCAACGCCTGTCCGAGACCGGTGCCCGCCGCCATCAGGCCCGCATGCCCGGTGGCCTCCGGGTCGCCATCGTGCAGCGTGAAGATGCTCTCCGGCGCAAGCTCGGGGATGCCGTAACCGTTCGCTTCAAGGTCGTTGATGAGAGAGATATGAGGAATCGAAAGAGACTTGACCAGATCGCGCGTATCCAGGATCCACGGCAGGTTCGTCAGCTTCAGGCGCCCATCGCGAACCGGCCCCGGGCATCCGAAGCAAGCCGCAAGAATATCTTTGCCTTGAGTTGTATTGGTCCCATCGCCAGCGAGAAACTTGAGAACCACCTCGTCCAGGCTTCCAAACTCATGTGCCGGAAACTTCTGGTCGCGGATCGGGTGCAATCGCCCATTTGCGAAGTCGTACAGTGCAAGGTGAACCTTCGTTCCGCCAACATCACCAGCGAGAATCATCTATTTGAGCTCCAAGGTACCGGTCGAACCGGAATTCGGCGGTGCTGGCAGCTTAGCCGCTGCAGCCGCGTCGAGCAAGAGGGTCAGTTGTCCGCTAGCGGGTCGAATCAGCTGCGAGGGGTGGACCTCAGGCTGATATGGACCCAGAAAAACATCGTGCAGCACCTGCGTTTTGCCCGCACCTTCAATCAGAAACGCCACCTCCCTGCCCTGGTTGATCACAGGCCAAGTCAGCGTGATGCGCCAGGTGTCCTTCTGAGGAACGTGATTTGGAACCACGATGTGGCTCATCTCGTTCAGCGCCTCGGTGTGGGGGAAGAGCGAAGCTGTATGCCCATCATCACCCATACCAAGCAACACCAGGTCGAAGGTAGGGGTCTCCGCGCCTTCGAGCTTGAACGAATTACGAATCGTCGACTCGTAACGCGCCGCCGCAACCTCAGGAGCAAGCTCGCCCTCCATCCTGTGGACGCGTTCGGCCACCAGCGGAACCTTCGAGAGCAGCGCCTCGTTGGTCATGCGGTAGTTCGACTCAGCATTGTCAGGTGGTACGCAGCGCTCGTCGACCCAATAGAGCTCGAGCTTGTCCCACGGTACCTGCTTCAGAAACGGCTCAGCAGGATCCGCCAGTTGGCCGAACATCGTCTTGGGCGTTGTGCCACCGGAGATGGCAATGCGAGCCAAACCACGCGCTGCGGCGGCCTTCACCACGGCATCCGTAAACAGCTGTGCTCCGGCGCGAGCCGTGGCCGCCGGTGTTGGTGATACTCGATAGGTGACCGAAACAGGACGTGGCATAGGGATCTCGCAAAGGTGAAATGGAAGTACGAACAACCCTTGAAACGGATGAACTCCGGAACGAGTTTCACACGTTCCGGAGTCCAACCGAACATTTTGATGCATAACCACTAAAACCGGCGTCTTGTCAGAATCAGAGATCCGATCTGCAGTATGCCGTCTCGCGAAAGCTCTACAGCGGCTGCCACTTCCGGCCATCCTTCGCCAGAAGTTCATCCGCGCAGTCCGGCCCTTCGGAGCCCGCTGCGTAGTTTGGAAAGTGCTTGCCTTCGACCTTGGCCCACGCCTCGAGGATCGGTGTAAACAGCGCCCAGGTCGCCTCAACGCCATCGCGGTGCGCAAACAACGTCGCATCGCCAAGCATCGCATCGAGCAGCAGCCGCTCATAACCGTTCGCCGACGACTTGCCGAACGCATCCGCATAGCTGAACGCCATGTTCACCTGCGCCAGATTCGTCGTCGGGCCAGGAACCTTCGCACCAAACTGCAGCGAGATCCCCTCGTCGGGCTGAATCCGCATCGTGATGACGTTCGGCTCGATGTTGTCGCCGGTGCTGTTGGACTTGAACAGGTGCAACGGCGGCTGTTTGAAGACAATCGTCACTTCTGTCACGCGCTTCGCCAGCCTCTTCCCAGCGCGAAGATAGAACGGAACCCCGGCCCAGCGCCAGTTCTCGATCTCAACCCGAATCGCCGCAAAGGTCTCAGTGCTCGAGGTCGGAGAGACGCGATCTTCCTGCCGATAACCAACAACGTCCTTGCCATCCACCTTGCCCGGACCATACTGTCCACGCACCGTGTTGTTGACGGGAATCCCCTCAATCGCACGCCACACCTTCAGCTTCTCGGTACGCACTGCCCCAGCCTCGAACGAGTCTGGCGGTTCCATCGCCACAAACGAAAGAACCTCCATCACATGGTTCTGCAACACATCGCGAACAGCACCGGCCTTCTCATAAAACGGTCCGCGCCCTTCGATACCAATCGACTCAGCAGCCGTGATCTCGACATGGTCAATGTAGTTACGATTCCAGACCGGCTCAAAGATCCCGTTACCAAAACGAAATACGAGAATATTCTGAACGGTCTCTTTGCCAAGATAGTGATCGATACGGAAGATCTGATCTTCGGCCAGCACATCGTTGATCTCGTCGTTGAGCTTTCTCGCCGACTCAAGATCAGTGCCAAACGGCTTCTCGATGATCACGCGCACCCAATGCTTATCCCCAGCTTCCGGCTTGGCCATGCCATGCTTGCCCAAACGTCGCGTAATGTCCGCGAAGAACTCCGGCGCGACTGCAAGATAGAACAGTCGATTGCCCTTGGTGTTGAACTTGCCATCAAGCTCTGCCAGATGCGCCTTCAGTTTGTCGAATCCGGCGTCATCGTCAAACTCTGTCGCAAAGTAGGAAACGCGATCCATAAACGGCTTCAACTTCGGATCATTCTCCTCAACTCCGCCGCCCTTCATAATCCCGTCTTTCATATCAGGACCAAACGTAGCGCTCAGGTCGCGACGCGCAACACCGACCACCGCGAAATCCTTCGGCAAAAGTCCCGACTGATCCAGGTGATAAAGCGCAGGCAGAAGCTTGCGCTTCGTAAGATCACCCGAAGCGCCGAAGATAACAACGATGCATGGCTCTGGAATGCGCTCACCCTTCTTGGTGGCATCCGCCGCCGCTGCCGATACGCCAACTGGTACTGTGCTTGTGCTCATAATCTGCTCCTTACAAAACCTTCCATGCTGTGCCCACAGATAAACCGCCAGGCGTTGGAGTTCAAAGTACGCGCCGGATCCGTCCCGCGCACGTCCAGCAAAACTACGACTTCTTCACGTCGTGACCACCAAAAGCTCCTCGCATAATCGAGATCATGCGATCCGTAAAATTATTCTCCTCCCGCGAGCGAATACGGCGAATCAACGACTCCGTAATCACCGGCGCGGAAACGTTCAGATCGATCGCCTCCGTCACCGTCCAACGCCCTTCGCCCGAATCCGGAACATAAGCCTCCAGCCCATCCAGCGTAGGATTCTTCGCCAGCGCATCGGCCGTCAAATCCAGCAGCCACGAACGCACCACCGAACCCTTCTGCCAGATCTTCGATATCTGCGTCAGATCGAGATCCAAAGGCTTCTTCGCTTTCATGATCGAGAAGCCCTCTGCATACGCCTGCATCATGCCATATTCGATGCCATTATGAACCATCTT
Coding sequences within:
- a CDS encoding PExPT-CTERM protein; its protein translation is MKKTWFVLAGIALVSSVALPLHAQDGCVNSPENPTAILAVVGSAGAFFVSVRARIKARRNSSK
- a CDS encoding M1 family metallopeptidase, coding for MFVRNTASAFSAFVLFLFATVGVQGQRLPLGVHPEHYGLTITPDLKAATFSGEETIDLVLDVPSKSITLNAAEIKFGEVKAYALPVAAYSYGKLGSQPKPLTPMEVDRHPQIAVTTLDGEKEQATFKFPEELAAGKVTLEIRYTGVLNDKLRGFYLSKTKVRNYAVTQFEPTDARRAFPSFDEPALKATYDITMVVDSGDTAISNTNLISDKSGPVAGKHTLRFATTPKMSSYLVAFLVGDFKCSEGKSDGVPIRVCSTPDKVGLTKFALESAKYVLHYYDTYFGIKYPMPKLDMIALPDFEAGAMENFGCITYRETDLLVEPKIGTIGEKKRVATVVAHETAHQWFGDMVTMWWWDNLWLNEGFATWMETKAAAAWHPEWNFAEDDAQALNDTLDLDAQRTTRAIRATADTPDEINEMFDGISYGKAGAVIGMVENYLGAEVFRQGVQSYLKAHLYANASAEDFWNAQTSNSHLPVDKIMSSFVTQPGVPLLGFGERQAGGFPLTGSRLFSSISEMRRPMGGRMPEWTVPICVKTEGQPVCRAMTPDFSIFHPHMLEAEGLPFFYANAGAKGYYRTVYTPAQFEAIEARAEGSLTPPERIGLLGDRWALVRSGEVAVGDYLGLVLRLKQDPSEAVIDTAHQEIQKLDSDIATDEDRAELAAVLRRQFGPVYSALGGPAKKESYDRQQIRGTLFELLGEARDPAVLAEAQILTVRVFAAGSEKDKTLDSTLADAAVQVSAAHGDVALYDKVLAVSRNFSDPAQQIDALRLLVQFRDPALVKRTLDLIASGEVRNQDSGTMLTSLMRQRETRDQAWDYVRKNWEQVRAQFTVSSGAEVVEATGSFCTEKQRDEVIGFFAAHKVAAAERTLSKAVDSINDCIEVRAVQEPKLRAWLQLQAK
- a CDS encoding methyltransferase domain-containing protein; this translates as MPTTSISSPEISSQDILDGSSEVLSAHPLSTFPSPGFADGLDFSRRANLIELMDMPCSYEELRACLHDIARVNRLTLAQRPTLGWLEELVSAGPALSAPLRIVDVGCGYGDTLRKIDRWATKRGVPVRLTGIDLNPDAIRAARESTPSSQQIEWLVGDALADHTNGPIDVVICSLLTHHLTNSQIVLFLRWMEQTARRGWFIDDLHRKPMPYHLFRLWARVADWHPFVKNDGPVSIRRSFVAEDWQGLCAAAEISDESVSIREHRPARLCVGRVK
- the glk gene encoding glucokinase: MILAGDVGGTKVHLALYDFANGRLHPIRDQKFPAHEFGSLDEVVLKFLAGDGTNTTQGKDILAACFGCPGPVRDGRLKLTNLPWILDTRDLVKSLSIPHISLINDLEANGYGIPELAPESIFTLHDGDPEATGHAGLMAAGTGLGQALLIWDGKKHRPIPSEGGHSDFAARSNREIALLEYLRNTLKGRVSWERVVSGIGIKNVYTFLRDVEKINEPGWLHDRMLSEDPNAVIGQCAEDGSSSLCFETMKIFTGAYGAEAGNMALQVLATGGMYLGGGIAPKILKTLKNGTFTQAFIDKGRLSPLVESVPVRVILDDTCALLGAAAYAEARASENSGYSERAASLQSS
- the pgl gene encoding 6-phosphogluconolactonase, translating into MPRPVSVTYRVSPTPAATARAGAQLFTDAVVKAAAARGLARIAISGGTTPKTMFGQLADPAEPFLKQVPWDKLELYWVDERCVPPDNAESNYRMTNEALLSKVPLVAERVHRMEGELAPEVAAARYESTIRNSFKLEGAETPTFDLVLLGMGDDGHTASLFPHTEALNEMSHIVVPNHVPQKDTWRITLTWPVINQGREVAFLIEGAGKTQVLHDVFLGPYQPEVHPSQLIRPASGQLTLLLDAAAAAKLPAPPNSGSTGTLELK
- the zwf gene encoding glucose-6-phosphate dehydrogenase; protein product: MSTSTVPVGVSAAAADATKKGERIPEPCIVVIFGASGDLTKRKLLPALYHLDQSGLLPKDFAVVGVARRDLSATFGPDMKDGIMKGGGVEENDPKLKPFMDRVSYFATEFDDDAGFDKLKAHLAELDGKFNTKGNRLFYLAVAPEFFADITRRLGKHGMAKPEAGDKHWVRVIIEKPFGTDLESARKLNDEINDVLAEDQIFRIDHYLGKETVQNILVFRFGNGIFEPVWNRNYIDHVEITAAESIGIEGRGPFYEKAGAVRDVLQNHVMEVLSFVAMEPPDSFEAGAVRTEKLKVWRAIEGIPVNNTVRGQYGPGKVDGKDVVGYRQEDRVSPTSSTETFAAIRVEIENWRWAGVPFYLRAGKRLAKRVTEVTIVFKQPPLHLFKSNSTGDNIEPNVITMRIQPDEGISLQFGAKVPGPTTNLAQVNMAFSYADAFGKSSANGYERLLLDAMLGDATLFAHRDGVEATWALFTPILEAWAKVEGKHFPNYAAGSEGPDCADELLAKDGRKWQPL